CGGTTCGCGCATGGCGATGACGCCCATGGCGTCGAGGACGTCCTGGCGCGTTTCAATCTTCTGGCGCTGGCGGACCGCCCGGTCGACCGGCTGTCCGGCGGCGAAAAACATCGCGTGCTCCTGGCGCGCGCGGTGGTGACCGAGGCGCCGCTGCAGTTCTGGGACGAGCCCCTGGCGGCGCTCGACGTGCGCCACGCGCTCGAAACCGTGGTACTCGCCCGCGAGCTGGCGCAGGCCGGCAAGACGGTGGTGCTCTCGCTGCACGACCTGCGGGCGGCGACGCGCCTCGACCGCGTGATCGTGCTGCACGGCGGCCGGCTGCGCGCCAGCGGCAAGCCCGAGGCGGTGCTCACGCCGACGCTGCTCGAGGATGTGTTTGGCGTCCGCACGCGCATCGCGCCCGGCCTCGTCGTGGAGCTGCCATGAACGACGTCTCCGAGATTTCCGATCCCGCCGCGCACCGGTCGCGCATGGCCGTGGTGAAGGCGGAGATGGATGCCCGCATGGCGGCGGCGCGGGACCGGCGCGGGCTGGTGATCGTCCACACCGGCGACGGCAAGGGCAAGTCGACCGCCGCGTTCGGGATGGTGGCGCGGACCGCGGCCCACGGTCGTCGCTGCGCGGTGATCCAGTTCGTCAAGAGCGCGCCGGACGCCGTCGAAAAACTTCTCTGCGGGCCGCACGTCACGTGGCATGCGGTGGGCGAAGGCTTTACCTGGGACACGCAGGACAAAGCCGCCGACATCGCCCGCTGCCGCGAAGGCTGGCGGCTCGCAGAGCGCTATTTGCAGGATCCCGGCCTCGGGCTGCTGCTGCTGGATGAGCTGAACATCGCGCTGATGTGCGGCTACCTCGAGCTCGAGGATGTCGTGGCGGCAGTGCAGGCGAAGCGTCCGGAGCTCCACGTGGTGATCACGGGACGCGGCGCGCCGGCCGAACTCGTCGCGCTGGCGGACCTCGTGACCGAGATGCGGCTGGTAAAGCATCCCTTCAACGCCGGCGTGAAGGCGCAGGTCGGCATCGAGTTCTAGGTGGAGGCACAAACGGAACGATGAGCACGCCCACCCAGCCGAATCACTCTCGCCCGCGCGGCGATGTCTGCGGAGGTCGCCCATGAAGGCACTCTCGGTCCTCGGCACCTCTTCGAGTGCGGGCAAGAGCTGGATGGCGACTGCGCTCTGCGCGTGGTTGCGCCGCCAGGGCGTGCGCGTGGCGCCGTGCAAGACCCAGAACATGTCGAACAACGCCTGGGTGACGCTGGAAGGCGGCGAGATCGGGCGGGCCCAGGCGGTGCAGGCGGAGGCGTGTGGGCTGCGGCCGACGGCGGAGATGAACCCAATTCTCCTGAAGCCGACGGGGCCGCATGGCTCTCAACTTGTGCTGTGCGGCCAGGCGCGCGGTCACCTCGAGGCGCAGGCGTATTACCGCGAGATCGACCGACTTTGGCGGGTGGTGGCGGGCGTGCTGGATGGCTGGCGCGACCGTTGCGACGTGCTCGTGCTGGAGGGCGCCGGCAGTCCGGTGGAGCTCAATCTGATGTCCCGCGACCTCGCGAACCTGCGTCCGGTCCGGCACCTCGACGGTCGCTGGGTGCTGGTGGGCGACATCGATCGCGGCGGCATCTACGCGCAATTGGCGGGCACCTGGGCGCTCATGCCGCAGGAAGATCGCGCGCGGGGGCTCGGTGCAATCATCAACCGGTTCCGCGGCGACATCGCGCTGTTCCCCGATCCGCAAGCGTGGCTGACGCCGCACGCCCCGGGCTTCAACGTCCTCGGCACCGTGCCGCTGCGGCCGGACCTGCAGCCGGAGGAGGAGGATGGCCTCAAACCCGGCGATGAAGTGCGCGGGACAGGTGCGCCGATCGCGTGGCTGCGGTTTCCGCACGCGGCGAACCTCTCGGATTGCCAGCCCTGGTGGGACGACACCGGAGTGAGCACCCGCTGGGTGGCGAACGTCGGTGAACTCGCCGCGGCGCGGGCGATCGTGCTGCCTGGGACGAAGAACACGGTGGCGGATCTCAACTGGCTGCATGCGACCGGACTCGGTGCCGCGATCGTCGCGGCGGCGGAGCGGGGCGTGCCGGTGATCGGGATTTGCGGCGGTTACCAGATACTTGGACGCCGCGTGAGCGATCCGCAGGGCGTGGCGGGCGATGCGGGTGACGTGCCCGGACTCGGGCTCCTGCCGACCACGACGACTTTTGAGTCCCAGAAGATCGTGCGCCAGGTCACGGCGACCTGTGGCGGCGAGAGCTGGATGGCGTACGAGATCCACATGGGCCGGACGCAGATCGATGCAGGCGCGATGCCGTTGCAGGAGGTGTGCGATGCGGACGGGAGCGTGCGGCCGGAAGGCGTGCGTTGCGGCAAAGTCTGGGGCACGTATCTCCACGGCTGGTTCGAGGCGGCGGCGGTGCGCCGTCGCGTGGCGGAGCTGGCCGGCATCACGTCCTATGCGGCGCATCCCGTGCCATGGGCCCAGCGGCGGCTGGCGATTTACGACGCGATGGCGGAGCACATTGAGCGGCATCTGAACCTGGAGC
The Opitutus sp. ER46 DNA segment above includes these coding regions:
- a CDS encoding ABC transporter ATP-binding protein, which gives rise to MNALELSHVTMPGRLADVSLQLPLGELVGVVGPNGSGKSTLLQLAAGVLPGTGEVRWGERPLPEIPMLERGRLAAWVPQEAKFSFGFTVRSVVAQGRFAHGDDAHGVEDVLARFNLLALADRPVDRLSGGEKHRVLLARAVVTEAPLQFWDEPLAALDVRHALETVVLARELAQAGKTVVLSLHDLRAATRLDRVIVLHGGRLRASGKPEAVLTPTLLEDVFGVRTRIAPGLVVELP
- the cobO gene encoding cob(I)yrinic acid a,c-diamide adenosyltransferase, with the translated sequence MNDVSEISDPAAHRSRMAVVKAEMDARMAAARDRRGLVIVHTGDGKGKSTAAFGMVARTAAHGRRCAVIQFVKSAPDAVEKLLCGPHVTWHAVGEGFTWDTQDKAADIARCREGWRLAERYLQDPGLGLLLLDELNIALMCGYLELEDVVAAVQAKRPELHVVITGRGAPAELVALADLVTEMRLVKHPFNAGVKAQVGIEF
- a CDS encoding cobyric acid synthase, which translates into the protein MKALSVLGTSSSAGKSWMATALCAWLRRQGVRVAPCKTQNMSNNAWVTLEGGEIGRAQAVQAEACGLRPTAEMNPILLKPTGPHGSQLVLCGQARGHLEAQAYYREIDRLWRVVAGVLDGWRDRCDVLVLEGAGSPVELNLMSRDLANLRPVRHLDGRWVLVGDIDRGGIYAQLAGTWALMPQEDRARGLGAIINRFRGDIALFPDPQAWLTPHAPGFNVLGTVPLRPDLQPEEEDGLKPGDEVRGTGAPIAWLRFPHAANLSDCQPWWDDTGVSTRWVANVGELAAARAIVLPGTKNTVADLNWLHATGLGAAIVAAAERGVPVIGICGGYQILGRRVSDPQGVAGDAGDVPGLGLLPTTTTFESQKIVRQVTATCGGESWMAYEIHMGRTQIDAGAMPLQEVCDADGSVRPEGVRCGKVWGTYLHGWFEAAAVRRRVAELAGITSYAAHPVPWAQRRLAIYDAMAEHIERHLNLEPVRRYLGL